The region AGCTTCCCTGGGTACCGTCGAGAATCAGCATTTTGCGGTGGGGAGCGCCGGGGAGGGCTTTGTCGGCGACCCGGACCATCTTTTTGAGCTCCTCGGCCAGATTGGTCTGGGTGTGCAGCCGCCCGGCGGTGTCGATGATCACGCGGTCGACCCCTTTCGCCAGGGCCGAACGGATCGTATCGAAGACCACGGCGGAGGGATCGTGCCCCTGCCGGGTGGCGACGATGGGGACCTGGAGCTTTTCTGCCCAGCGGCTCAGCTGCTCGATCGCCGCGGCGCGGAAGGTGTCCCCGGCACCGAGGATGACGCTTTTGCCCTCTTTTTGGTAGCGGCGGGCCAGTTTGGCGATGGTGGTGGTCTTACCCGCTCCGTTGACGCCGATGATCATCTCGACGAAGGGGTGATAGGCATTGGGGTCGATCCACTCGGCCCGGTACTGAAAGACGGAGATGAGGGAGTTGTAGGCCTGGATACGGGTGATGGTTTCGGGCAGGCTCTCGAGCAGCCGCTCGATGAGTTCATAGTCCACATCGGCTTCGAGGAGGATCTCTTCGAACTCTTCTTTGGAGATTTTGGTCTTTTTTTCGGGGAGAACTTCACGAATCGCTTCGTTGGTTTTGCCGAAAGCCTTTTTCAAAAATCCGAACATAGTTTCTTACTCCTTCTTTTGGGGGTCATCTTTGAGTTGATCGACGAGCGTTTGGAGCATCTCATAGGGGACGGCGCCGCGTATCTTCATCACATATTTACCCTTTTTGTAGAGAACTGTCAACGGCAGAGGCAGGGTCTCTCCCAATCCCAGCTCTTTTTGCAGGTATCGGGCGAGGGTGGCATTGTCGGGATGGAGGGAGAGGAAAAAGTCGGTCGAATAGCGCTGCATAAATTTTTGCAGCTCCTTGGGATCGGGCGTTTGTCCCAGGAGGATCCCGATAACAAAAAGATCTTTGCGATTTTTTTGCTGCAGCGTCCCCAGAGCAGGGAGCATTCCGCGGCAGGGACTGCACTCCGGAGAAAAGAGATTCAGGATCACGATCGGTTGGGAGATACGGGAGAATCGGGCCGCATTGCCCGAGAATTCCAGTGAGGTTTCCCGTCCCTCGATATCCCGAATACGGAAACGGGATTGGATTTTGGGTGTGAGCGGGGCAGGCGGTGAGATTGGGGAAGGCGCTTCGGCCCCGGGCTTTTGGGTAGAGCTTTGACTCTTTTTTTCACCGCAGCCCGAGAAGAGGAGTCCGATGAATAGTACCGCTGCGATCCACCTCTTTTGCATCCTCTTCCTCTGTGTTATAATCCCCGTCATTACCGGCTGTGCGAAAAATCAGCAGATTATAGCCAAGCCGAGATAAGAAGGAGGGTTTGGCCGGATGGGATCCCGCTCTGAAGCGAAAGCGCATTTTCGTCGTGAAGCCCTCCGGATTCTGCGGCGTATCCCCCGGGGGCGTGCCCGGATCGAGGATCACCGGCTTCGGCGGGAGGTTATGGAGTATATCGACCGCCTTGCCCCCCGAAGCGTTCTGCTCTATCTGCCGCTTCCTTTGGAAGTGGATCTGCGCCCCATCATCAAGCAACTGCGGAAGCGGGGCATTGATGTCTTCGTCCCCTTTATGGAGGGTAAAAGTATCCGTCCGGTAAAATATAGATTGCCGCTACAAAAAAAAGCGTACGGCATTTATGAACCGAAAATTTCAAGACAGTATAGAGTTGGTAAGATAGATATAGCATTTATTCCGATCGTCGGTACCGATCCCACAGTGCGTCGTATCGGATTCGGGAAGGGATTTTATGACCGATATTTTGACAAAGAGAAAAAGAGAATCGGAAGAGTGGTTTTTCTGCAAAGGCGCTTATGCTACTCTCCCATCGTTTTGACCGAAGCCCATGATGTTCGTGGGGACGATATTATTGCAGGACCGATGATCCTCATTCAACCCTGAAGAGACTCTGCCTTACGATAATCGGGATCAAACGCTCCCGGTACTTATCTTGCCAAGCCTGACTGTCCGCAAGGACCTATCGAATGGAAAATACACTATTGATCGCAGTATTGAGCCTTTTGGGCGGGGCCGGGATCGGCTTTGCCCTGGGGAGGCTTATGAGTGCCCGACGCTTCGACTATCTGAAGATCGAAGCCGAGGCCAAAGCCCGTACCATCGAGCAGGAGGCGGAGCGGCTTCTCCGTGATGCCGAGATCCAGAGCCGTACCCGGGAACTGGAGCAGGAGAAACGCTTCAACGAGCGTTTGGCGGAGCTGGAACAGCGGAAGCGTTCCCTGATCGCCAGGGAACGGGAGCTGGAAGAGGAACGGGAGCGCCTGCATCAAAAAGAGACGCAGGTCGATGAGATAAGGACCCAGCTTGAACGGTTGGAAGCGAAGCGCCGACGTCAAATTGAAGAGGACATCCGCAAGATCGAGCACCTGGCCTCCATGACCCGGGAAGAGGCGAAGCAACTGCTTCTCAAACGGGTCGAGGAGCAGTGCGAAGCAGAGTTGGCCGCCGTTGTCCGCAAGCGGGTCAAGCTGGCCGAAGAGGAGGCCCAGAGCCGAGCCAACTACATCCTGGCCCAGGCGACGACACGCTATGCCGGTGAATTCGCCGGTGAGCGGCTTATCAATACCATCACGCTCCCCACCGACGACCACAAGGGGCGGATCATCGGAAAAGAAGGGCGAAACATCAAAGCGCTGGAGCAGGCGCTGGGGGTCGATATCATCATTGACGAAACGCCCGGCGTGATCGTCGTCAGCAGCTTCAACCTCTACCGCCGTGCCATCGCCACCCGGGTCATCGAGCTTCTTGTCGCTGATGGGCGGATCCACCCGGGCCGGATCGAGGAGGTCCACGCCAAGGTGGAGAAGGAGTTCGAAGAGAAACTCTATGAAGAGGGCGAGAATGTCCTGATCGACCTGGGGCTCTTCCCGATGCACGAAGAACTGGTACGAATGATCGGCAAGCTGAAGTATCGGGCGAGCTATGGGCAGAACGCTCTGGCCCACTCCCTGGAGGTCGCCCGCCTGGCCCGGGTAATGGCGGCTGAAATGGGGGGAGACGAGAAACTGGCGATGCGGGCGGGCCTGCTGCATGACATCGGCAAGGCGCTGACCCAGGATTTCGGCGGCTCTCACGTGGAGCTCGGCGCCGAGCTCTGCCGCAAATGCAAAGAGCACCCCACCGTCATCAACGCCATCTACGCCCACCACGGACATGCCGAACCCGACGGTGTGGAGAGTGCAGCGGTCTGTGCCGCCGATGCCCTCAGTTCGGCACGGCCGGGAGCCCGCCGGGAAGTGCTGGAGAGCTTCACCCGCCGGGTCCGGGAGATCGAAGAGATTGCCAAGTCGGAAGAGGGGGTCGTGCAAGCTTACGCGATCAATGCCGGCCGGGAACTCCGCGTTTTTGTGGATGCGGGGAAGATCGACGATGACCGGGCGGCGAAAATGGCCCATGAGATCGCACGGGAGATCGAAGAGAAGGTCCAGTATCCCGGAGAGATCAAAGTCAATGTCATTCGGGAGACCCGAACGATCGATTATGCCCGCTGAGTATTTCAGCAGGGGCTAATCGGCCCCTAGGGTAGAATATAGTATCAATTTTACAAAACGAGGTAATTATGCGCAAGTGTATCGAAGCCCACATTCGGATGGAAGAGCGATATGAAGGGTTGAGCCTGACTTACGGCGACAATCCCGAATTGAAAAAAGAGGTGTTCGACGCGGTGGAAGCGACGATCAAAGAGACCGGTCTGAAGCCCGAAATCTTCGACAATCCCTCTTCCGACCATCCCGAAAACGAAGGGATCTATCTGGAGTTTCATGAAGATGTCCAGCGGGAAGCCGGAGACTTTTTCCAGCGAGTCCTGGACAAACTCCACCTCGTTTGCGAGTCGGACGTATGATGCGAAAGATCTTTTTGGCCCTTCTCGTTATGGGCGGGGCTTTGATCGCCGGTCAAAAGGCTCCGATCGTGGTGCTTCATACCAATCGGGGGGATATCACCCTCAAGCTTTTCCCTAAAGCGGCGCCTCTGGCGGTCAAAAACTTCGTCGGCCTGGCGAAAAAGGGGTATTACGACGGGACGATCTTCCATCGGGTCATCAAAGGTTTTATGATCCAGGGAGGTGACCCGACCGGTACGGGACGGGGCGGCACGTCGATCTGGGGCAAAGAGTTCAAAAACGAATACGCCCCCAACCTGGTCTTCGATCGTCCCTACCTCCTGGCGATGGCCAACCGCGGCCCCAATACCAACGGTAGCCAATTCTTCATCACAGTCGCTCCGGCCCCCTGGCTCAACGGCGGCTACACCATCTTCGGCAAAGTGATCAAGGGGCAGAAGGTAGTCGACGCCATCGACCGGGTCCCGACCGGCCCCGGCGACCGCCCGCTCAAAGAGCAGAAGATCCTCAAAGCGATCGTCAAATAGATGGATCTGGAGGCTCTGCGCCGCGAGCGCCGTTCCTGGTTGAGGTGGAAAAACATCGCTCCCCTTCAAGAGGCCATTCAGGCACTTCCTGAACCTGAAGTCGAACGGGTCCTCTGGGATGCAGAGGCGGTCACCGCCGAGCTGGATCCCGGATATGATGCCCGTTTCGGCCGGCAGATCGAAGAGACGGCACGCCTGTTGATGCCCTGGCGCAAAGGGCCCTTCCGCCTGGGCAACCTTTTCATCGACAGCGAATGGCGCAGCCAGATCAAATACGGCCTGCTCGAACCTTATCTCGATCTACGCGACAAAGTGGTGGGAGATATCGGCTGCAACAACGGCTACTACCTCTTTCGAATGATGGAGCAGGTTCCTGCCCGGCTGGTCGGTTTCGACCCTTCGGCGCTCTACTACTCTCAATTTCAATTTCTGGAGCGCTTTTTCCGCAGCGGTATCCGTTATGAGCTTTTGGGAGTCGAGCATCTGCCCTTTTACGAAGAGCCCTTCGATACCCTTTTCTGCCTGGGGGTCCTCTATCACCGCAGCGATCCTATCGGAACGCTCAAAGCGTTACGCCGGGGTTTGAAAAAAGGGGGAGAGCTCTTTTTGGATACCTTTATGATCGAGGGAGAAGGGGAGTATTGCCTGACACCGGCGCAGCGCTATTCCAAGATCCCCAATGTCTATTTCATCCCCACCATCGACGCCTTGAGAGGCTGGTGCCATCGTGCGGGTTTCTCCGAGGTGGAGATCCTGGCCAAGCGGCCGACCGATGTGACGGAACAGCGCAAAACCGATTGGATCGCTACCCAGAGCCTGGAGGATTTCCTCGATCCGGAAGATCCCTCCAAAACGGTCGAAGGATACCCCGCGCCTCAGCGTCTTTATGTCCGTTGTGTTGTCTAGAGATAAAATATCCAAGAAATCCTGAATTTTTGTTTTATTTTTAAATAAGCAAGCTTTCGATATAAATACGCTATGAAAAGAGAGAGTGTATCGATATATTTACCATTTTATGGGCACTCTCTTACAATTTTGGATTGGGCATGTGACGCGGAATGAGGATATTGACAGTCGGTTTTGACGAAGAGTTTTCCAAAGAGGTTGAAAAAGAGATCGGTAAATACTTTATCTGTATCGTTGACAGTGCGCAGGATCTCTACGATGCGACAAACTTCACCTATTTCCGACACTACGAATTGATCATTATCGTCGATGAGGGGGTTCAGTTCTCTCTGGAGCGTTACATCAACGAGATCAAGAAGAAGAAAAAAGAGACCAAGATCATTCTGCTGACGGAGAAGCCGGAGCATCAGCGGGCCTTTTTCGCTCTCGGGGTGGATGATGTGATCTTCAACCATATCTACGAGCCCGACCTCATCGCCGCTCGGGTCCTGGCCAATATGCGCAATCTCTACGGCACCAAAATCAACATCGACAAACTCTGCATCGACATCGTCAACAAAAAGATCGAATATGACGATAAGGTAGTCTCCCTCAACGGCAAAACCTTCGACATCCTCGCCTACCTGGCCCTGCGCAAGCAGAGGGTTTTCTCCAAAGACGAGATCATCAATGCCCTCTGGGAAGAGCCCGAGTATGTCAGCGACAATACCGTCGAGGTCGCCATCAACCAGATCCGAAAAAGGCTGAGGAGTATTCTGGGGTTTCAGGTGATACATACCGTCCGACGCCGAGGCTACAAGTTCTCCTACTAAGTCTTTCCATAGCACTCCGTCTTCGGGGGAGTTCACTCAGTCACTTGCTCTAGAGCAGGCTCCTTCGGAACAACCCCCAAATCCGGAGCACTCTGAAAAGACTTCACCATAACTCTTTTTTGTTCCAGTTCGATCACTTATTTTTTATGTAAGCTCCCTCATTCCAGCCGAAACTTTGAACAAACCTAAAACAAATCAGGCGATTTCCATCCAAATCATAGCACCCCGTCTTCGGGGGAGTTCACTCAGTCACTTGCTCTAGAGCAGGCTCCTTCGAAACACCCCCCAAAACCGGTACACTCTGAAAAGACTTCACTAGTTCTCCTTTCCGTTCCCGTTCGGTCACTTGTTTTTATTTAAGCTCCCTTATTCCAGCCGAAGCTTTGAACAAATTTAGAACAGTGATTTCCTCTCCAATCCACAATCAAAAATCTAAGATCTTTCTTCCCAAATTCCGGAAATGATGTAAACTTCGCAT is a window of Nitratifractor salsuginis DSM 16511 DNA encoding:
- a CDS encoding 5-formyltetrahydrofolate cyclo-ligase; amino-acid sequence: MGSRSEAKAHFRREALRILRRIPRGRARIEDHRLRREVMEYIDRLAPRSVLLYLPLPLEVDLRPIIKQLRKRGIDVFVPFMEGKSIRPVKYRLPLQKKAYGIYEPKISRQYRVGKIDIAFIPIVGTDPTVRRIGFGKGFYDRYFDKEKKRIGRVVFLQRRLCYSPIVLTEAHDVRGDDIIAGPMILIQP
- the ftsY gene encoding signal recognition particle-docking protein FtsY, yielding MFGFLKKAFGKTNEAIREVLPEKKTKISKEEFEEILLEADVDYELIERLLESLPETITRIQAYNSLISVFQYRAEWIDPNAYHPFVEMIIGVNGAGKTTTIAKLARRYQKEGKSVILGAGDTFRAAAIEQLSRWAEKLQVPIVATRQGHDPSAVVFDTIRSALAKGVDRVIIDTAGRLHTQTNLAEELKKMVRVADKALPGAPHRKMLILDGTQGSSTVNQAKAFDAMIGIDGIIITKLDGTAKGGSVLSIADQLKMPIYFIGTGEQPEDLIPFKANEYVNTILDEIFVPA
- a CDS encoding TlpA family protein disulfide reductase, which gives rise to MQKRWIAAVLFIGLLFSGCGEKKSQSSTQKPGAEAPSPISPPAPLTPKIQSRFRIRDIEGRETSLEFSGNAARFSRISQPIVILNLFSPECSPCRGMLPALGTLQQKNRKDLFVIGILLGQTPDPKELQKFMQRYSTDFFLSLHPDNATLARYLQKELGLGETLPLPLTVLYKKGKYVMKIRGAVPYEMLQTLVDQLKDDPQKKE
- the rny gene encoding ribonuclease Y — protein: MENTLLIAVLSLLGGAGIGFALGRLMSARRFDYLKIEAEAKARTIEQEAERLLRDAEIQSRTRELEQEKRFNERLAELEQRKRSLIARERELEEERERLHQKETQVDEIRTQLERLEAKRRRQIEEDIRKIEHLASMTREEAKQLLLKRVEEQCEAELAAVVRKRVKLAEEEAQSRANYILAQATTRYAGEFAGERLINTITLPTDDHKGRIIGKEGRNIKALEQALGVDIIIDETPGVIVVSSFNLYRRAIATRVIELLVADGRIHPGRIEEVHAKVEKEFEEKLYEEGENVLIDLGLFPMHEELVRMIGKLKYRASYGQNALAHSLEVARLARVMAAEMGGDEKLAMRAGLLHDIGKALTQDFGGSHVELGAELCRKCKEHPTVINAIYAHHGHAEPDGVESAAVCAADALSSARPGARREVLESFTRRVREIEEIAKSEEGVVQAYAINAGRELRVFVDAGKIDDDRAAKMAHEIAREIEEKVQYPGEIKVNVIRETRTIDYAR
- the cmoB gene encoding tRNA 5-methoxyuridine(34)/uridine 5-oxyacetic acid(34) synthase CmoB, coding for MDLEALRRERRSWLRWKNIAPLQEAIQALPEPEVERVLWDAEAVTAELDPGYDARFGRQIEETARLLMPWRKGPFRLGNLFIDSEWRSQIKYGLLEPYLDLRDKVVGDIGCNNGYYLFRMMEQVPARLVGFDPSALYYSQFQFLERFFRSGIRYELLGVEHLPFYEEPFDTLFCLGVLYHRSDPIGTLKALRRGLKKGGELFLDTFMIEGEGEYCLTPAQRYSKIPNVYFIPTIDALRGWCHRAGFSEVEILAKRPTDVTEQRKTDWIATQSLEDFLDPEDPSKTVEGYPAPQRLYVRCVV
- a CDS encoding winged helix-turn-helix domain-containing protein; the protein is MRILTVGFDEEFSKEVEKEIGKYFICIVDSAQDLYDATNFTYFRHYELIIIVDEGVQFSLERYINEIKKKKKETKIILLTEKPEHQRAFFALGVDDVIFNHIYEPDLIAARVLANMRNLYGTKINIDKLCIDIVNKKIEYDDKVVSLNGKTFDILAYLALRKQRVFSKDEIINALWEEPEYVSDNTVEVAINQIRKRLRSILGFQVIHTVRRRGYKFSY
- a CDS encoding peptidylprolyl isomerase, coding for MMRKIFLALLVMGGALIAGQKAPIVVLHTNRGDITLKLFPKAAPLAVKNFVGLAKKGYYDGTIFHRVIKGFMIQGGDPTGTGRGGTSIWGKEFKNEYAPNLVFDRPYLLAMANRGPNTNGSQFFITVAPAPWLNGGYTIFGKVIKGQKVVDAIDRVPTGPGDRPLKEQKILKAIVK